The sequence TGGACTGGGAATTTTCAGCAGAAGGCCTTACCATTCAGACACCCCAGGAGAAGCCATGCGAACATGCTTTTGCGTTTAAAATTGATTTAAGATAAAATGGGTATAGGTAGCGGTAGATCCTATGCTAACTTTTAAACGTGTTTTTACTATGAAACAAATCGGCTCATTATTTATGATTGTCTTCTTACTTGTATCCGGGATCTATTCTTCCCGGGCACAGGAGGAGGAAACCAACAAAGATGAAGTTATAGAAACTTTGTCGAATCACATCAACTATCTTCGCCACCGCCTGGATGTTCTTGAAAAAGGCATTGACGATGTGCTTTGGTATCAGAAGGTAGGTGATGTAGCCCATATTGATAAGGTGTACATCACCGGACCTCCAATATGGAACGAAAAAAATCCCGATGCTCAGGGTTACGGCAATCCGGTCAAGTTCCGGTCTTATGTTTTTGTACCCAAAGGCATAGACACCGATAAAGAGTATCCGCTGATCGTCTTTCCCCATGGAGGGGTTCACAGCGATTTCAACACTTACTATGCCCACATCATTCGTGAACTGATGGCCCAGCAATATATTGTGGTGGCCGCCGAATACAGGGGCAGCACAGGCTACGGAAGGAGTCACTACGAGAAAATAGATTATGGCGGACGAGAAGTAGAGGATGTGGATGCCAGCAGGCAATATATGCTGGATAATTACCCCTTTGTGGATGGAAACCGTGTGGGAATCATCGGATGGAGCCATGGGGGACTTATCACACTGCACAACATTTTTGACTATCCCGACAATTACAAGGTAGCCTATTCCGGGGTTCCTGTCAGCGACCTTATCGCCAGGATGGGATACAAAACACAGGGTTATCGGGATCTTTACTCGGTGGATT comes from Bacteroidales bacterium and encodes:
- a CDS encoding S9 family peptidase: MIVFLLVSGIYSSRAQEEETNKDEVIETLSNHINYLRHRLDVLEKGIDDVLWYQKVGDVAHIDKVYITGPPIWNEKNPDAQGYGNPVKFRSYVFVPKGIDTDKEYPLIVFPHGGVHSDFNTYYAHIIRELMAQQYIVVAAEYRGSTGYGRSHYEKIDYGGREVEDVDASRQYMLDNYPFVDGNRVGIIGWSHGGLITLHNIFDYPDNYKVAYSGVPVSDLIARMGYKTQGYRDLYSVDYHIGQTAYENVEEYKKRSPAWNAHKLEDVPLLIHTNTNDADVNVLEVEHLIKSLKAHDKEFEYKIFQDVAGGHSFNRLDTKKAKEIRVDIYRFLDKELDPPKKIRSVEDINEAGYKGF